A genomic window from Vigna radiata var. radiata cultivar VC1973A chromosome 2, Vradiata_ver6, whole genome shotgun sequence includes:
- the LOC106753640 gene encoding uncharacterized protein LOC106753640, whose translation MNRGKAHTTESSGPTREFIKWTEDMDARLLHCMIDEARIGNRVDGSWTSQAYNNIVDHLHVSGYVAITKNNVKNRQKVLKDKWREVHDLFSGLSGFAWNPITMRFDAEDEVWMDLIQSRPTAAKWRVNXIRHYDLMVELWAADRATGSGVRTARQIRRGRDTPRVNVDLNQNIEYTPEEPDWMGYKDPTPPSPPPSVDEYSPGGTQSVPSVPSDGTSSSRGSKRKAAMMDVVESQFEKFTTSLDGFTNVLSSSNVHFGVISNAAVEQVTTMKERNEILRRSTSYTYTEFDIYNMLTGMIISDESQLDQCYDFLCDKPKCVKKLMGLPPHKRWNKLCQMFCSGDS comes from the exons ATGAATAGAGGTAAGGCACACACCACTGAGTCCTCTGGTCCTACCAGAGAGTTCATAAAATGGACTGAGGATATGGACGCACGTCTCCTGCACTGTATGATTGACGAAGCAAGAATCGGTAATAGGGTTGATGGGAGTTGGACATCCCAAGCGTATAATAATATTGTAGATCATCTTCATGTATCTGGGTATGTCgccattacaaaaaataatgttaaaaaccGTCAGAAAGTCTTGAAAGATAAATGGCGTGAGGTTCATGACCTTTTTTCTGGATTAAGCGGTTTTGCTTGGAATCCCATTACTATGCGATTTGATGCAGAGGACGAAGTCTGGATGGACCTCATTcag TCGAGGCCAACTGCGGCGAAGTGGAGAGTGAACNGTATCCGCCATTACGATTTAATGGTCGAGTTATGGGCTGCAGATCGAGCNACAGGTAGCGGTGTTCGGACCGCGCGTCAAATACGTCGAGGAAGGGATACGCCTCGTGTTAATGTTGACCTCAATCAGAATATTGAGTACACTCCTGAGGAGCCAGACTGGATGGGGTACAAAGACCCTACTCCGCCATCACCTCCTCCCTCAGTTGATGAATATAGTCCAGGTGGGACTCAATCTGTGCCTTCAGTCCCATCCGATGGGACTTCATCCTCAAGAGGTTCGAAAAGGAAGGCAGCtatgatggatgttgttgaatCCCAATTTGAGAAGTTCACTACCAGCCTGGACGGTTTCACCAATGTCCTTAGTTCATCAAATGTTCATTTTGGTGTTATTTCTAATGCAGCAGTTGAACAGGTCACAaccatgaaagaaagaaatgaaatccTACGTCGGTCCACAAGCTACACTTACACAGAATTTGACATTTATAATATGCTGACTGGTATGATCATATCTGATGAATCCCAATTGGACCAATGCTATGACTTCTTATGTGACAAGCCCAAATGTGTTAAGAAGTTGATGGGACTCCCACCTCACAAAAGGTGGAATAAATTATGTCAAATGTTCTGCAGCGGTGATTCTTAG